Proteins encoded together in one Hevea brasiliensis isolate MT/VB/25A 57/8 chromosome 16, ASM3005281v1, whole genome shotgun sequence window:
- the LOC110645062 gene encoding DNA-directed RNA polymerase IV subunit 1 isoform X3 gives MHFLVASDCLLGIAKELSFRVLDCLKTSKINPDNSVNNDDVIAMQRKINDSASNPSGLRWIKDVVLGKRNDNSFRMVVVGDPNIKLSEVGIPCHIAERLQISEHLTAWNWEKLNTCCEIRILEKGDMHVRREGNLVRIRRTKELRTGDIIYRPLNDGDIVLINRPPSIHQHSLIALSVKVLPVTSVLAINPLCCSPFRGDFDGDCLHGYVPQSVDTRVELSELVALDKQLTNAQSGRNLLSLSQDSLVAAHLVMEDGVFISLFQMQQLQMFCPHQLSPAIIKAPLLNGCVWTGKQLISMLLPRGLDHDFPSNNVCIRDGELISSEGSFWLRDTDGNLFQSLVKHCQSQVLDFLHTAQEVLCEWLSMRGLSVSLSDLYLCPDSNSWNNMMSEVFCGIQDAVHTCNVKQFMVDSCQDFLAGNGEDDQYAMDFDVERLCYDKQRSAALSQASVDAFKHVFRDIQSLAYKYASKDNALMAMFKAGSKGNLLKLVQHSMCLGLQHSLVPLPFRMPHQLSCVAWNKQKDDNATECAKCYIPSAVVEGSFLTGLNPLECFVHSVTSRDSSFSDNADLPGTLTRRLMFFMRDIHAAYDGTVRNAYGNQLVQFSYNNDTDMSAPSFSPGHIFDNCDGIGGQPVGSLAACAISEAAYSALDQPISLLEKSPLLNLKNVLECGLKKSNAHKSVSLFLSEKLGRQRHGFEYAALEVQDYLERILFSDIVSISRIMFSPQSEKNEIKTRFSPWVCHFHVHKEIMKKRRLKVQSIIDTLYNRCNSENNLPNVQITCKDCSVADNQREKEDMLCITVTIIEKSRNSSVQLDTIQDLMIPFLLETVLKGLMEIEKVDILWNDRPRIPKLHKNPYGELYLRVSMSGSSDKTRLWNLLVDYCLPIMDMIDWTRSHPDNIRDFCLAYGIDAGWKFFLNNLASAISDVGKSVLPEHLLLVANCLSVTGEFVGLNAKGWKRQREHASVLSPFVQACFSNPGNCFIKAAKAEIVDDLRGSLDALSWGKIPSIGTGQFDIVFSGKEYKLSKPVDVYDLLGSQMSTDEQNNEFEVPFAQSYKSDKYSAQFVYKTPYDPKRTLESLRRLFTYNDIHRLSQALSKILNKYPVDHQLNETDKCTLMMALHFHPRRDEKIGSGAKDIKVVNHPEYQDSRCFSLVRTDGTNEDFSYRKCVHGALEIIAPQKARRYQEKYLQSRNL, from the exons ATGCATTTTCTAGTGGCCAGCGATTGTCTTTT AGGGATAGCTAAAGAATTGAGCTTCCGTGTTCTTGACTGCCTGAAAACTTCTAAG ATAAACCCAGACAATTCAGTAAATAATGATGATGTCATTGCCATGCAAAGGAAGATAAATGATTCTGCCTCCAATCCATCTGGTTTGAGATGGATTAAAGATGTTGTTCTCGGTAAACGGAATGATAATTCATTCCGAATGGTGGTGGTTGGTGATCCTAATATTAAGCTGAGTGAAGTTGGTATACCCTGTCATATTGCAGAAAGGTTGCAAATTTCAGAACATCTGACAGCTTGGAATTGGGAGAAGTTGAATACTTGTTGTGAAATACGCATTCTTGAGAAGGGCGATATGCATGTTCGCAGGGAAGGTAATCTTGTTCGTATCCGTCGTACGAAGGAACTCCGTACTGGGGACATCATTTACAGGCCTCTAAATGATGGAGATATTGTTTTGATCAATAGGCCTCCATCAATACATCAACACTCACTTATTGCTCTCTCTGTTAAAGTCCTTCCAGTGACCTCAGTTCTTGCGATCAATCCGCTCTGTTGCTCCCCATTTCGTGGAGATTTTGATGGTGATTGCCTACATGGCTACGTTCCTCAATCAGTTGACACCAGAGTTGAGCTCTCTGAGCTTGTTGCTTTAGATAAGCAGTTAACTAACGCACAGAGTGGCAGGAATCTCCTCTCGCTCAGTCAAGATAGTTTAGTTGCTGCTCATTTGGTCATGGAAGATGGAGTTTTCATAAGCCTATTCCAAATGCAACAGCTGCAAATGTTTTGTCCTCATCAGTTGTCTCCAGCTATAATAAAAGCTCCTTTACTTAATGGCTGTGTTTGGACTGGAAAGCAACTAATTAGCATGCTCCTACCTAGAGGTTTGGATCATGATTTTCCTTCAAATAATGTTTGCATTCGTGATGGGGAGCTTATTTCTTCTGAAGGATCCTTTTGGCTACGTGACACTGATGGTAATCTTTTCCAAAGCCTCGTCAAACATTGCCAGAGTCAAGTTCTTGACTTTTTGCATACTGCTCAGGAAGTTCTTTGTGAGTGGTTGTCGATGAGGGGCTTAAGTGTCTCACTCTCTGATTTGTACCTCTGTCCTGACTCAAACTCATGGAATAACATGATGTCTGAAGTTTTTTGCGGAATTCAAGATGCAGTTCACACATGTAATGTAAAACAGTTCATGGTGGATTCTTGTCAAGATTTCCTTGCTGGAAATGGTGAAGATGATCAGTATGCCATGGATTTTGATGTAGAGCGCTTGTGTTATGATAAGCAGAGATCTGCTGCACTCAGTCAGGCTTCTGTTGATGCTTTCAAGCATGTGTTTCGTGATATTCAAAGTTTAGCCTACAAATATGCAAGTAAAGACAATGCATTGATGGCCATGTTTAAAGCAGGAAGCAAGGGTAATCTACTGAAATTAGTCCAACATAGTATGTGTCTAGGTTTGCAACATTCACTTGTTCCATTGCCCTTTAGAATGCCTCACCAACTCTCTTGTGTTGCTTGGAATAAACAAAAGGATGACAATGCTACTGAATGTGCCAAGTGTTATATCCCATCTGCTGTCGTTGAAGGTTCTTTTTTAACAGGCTTGAATCCCCTAGAATGTTTTGTACATTCAGTAACAAGTAGAGATAGCTCTTTCAGTGACAATGCTGATCTTCCTGGGACTTTAACTCGAAGACTTATGTTCTTCATGCGTGATATACATGCTGCATATGATGGAACAGTGAGAAATGCTTATGGGAATCAACTTGTTCAGTTCTCCTATAATAATGACACAGACATGTCTGCACCAAGCTTTAGCCCTGGCCATATCTTTGATAATTGTGATGGGATAGGTGGCCAACCTGTGGGTTCATTGGCTGCTTGTGCCATCTCTGAAGCTGCTTACAGTGCTTTGGATCAACCAATCAGTCTACTTGAAAAATCACCTCTACTAAATCTTAAG AATGTGCTGGAATGTGGTCTGAAAAAGAGTAATGCTCACAAATCCGTGTCACTATTTTTATCTGAGAAACTTGGAAGGCAGAGACATGGTTTTGAGTATGCTGCATTGGAAGTTCAGGACTATTTGGAGAGAATACTGTTTTCAGATATTGTTTCTATTTCAAGGATAAT GTTCTCTCCGCAGAGTGAGAAGAATGAGATCAAGACACGTTTCAGTCCTTGGGTTTGTCATTTTCATGTACACAAG GAAATTATGAAGAAGAGAcgtctaaaggtgcaatctattatAGATACCCTTTATAATCGGTGTAATTCAGAAAACAATCTGCCGAATGTGCAAATAACATGCAA GGACTGTTCTGTGGCTGACAATCAAAGGGAAAAGGAAGATATGTTGTGTATAACTGTTACTATAATTGAAAAGTCCAGGAATTCATCTGTGCAATTGGACACAATTCAAGACCTGATGATTCCATTCCTTCTTGAAACAGTTTTAAAAG GATTAATGGAGATAGAGAAGGTGGATATTTTATGGAATGATAGGCCAAGGATACCAAAATTGCATAAGAATCCTTATGGTGAGCTATACTTGAGGGTTTCTATGTCGGGCAGCTCAGACAAAACAAGACTCTGGAACTTACTTGTGGATTACTGTCTCCCAATAATGGATATGATTGATTGGACACGCAGTCATCCAGATAATATACGTGATTTCTGTTTGGCATATGGCATAGATGCTGGATGGAAATTTTTCCTCAAT AATTTGGCGTCTGCAATATCTGATGTTGGCAAGAGTGTACTTCCTGAACATTTGCTTCTTGTTGCGAATTGTCTATCAGTTACAGGAGAGTTTGTTGGCCTAAATGCAAAAGGCTGGAAACGGCAAAGAGAGCATGCGTCAGTTCTTTCACCATTTGTGCAAGCATGCTTTTCC AATCCTGGTAATTGCTTTATCAAAGCTGCCAAGGCAGAAATTGTGGATGATCTTCGAGGGAGCTTGGATGCTTTGTCATGGGGAAAGATTCCTTCTATTGGGACTGGACAGTTTGATATTGTATTCTCTGGGAAG GAATACAAGCTTTCAAAGCCTGTGGATGTCTATGACCTTCTGGGTAGCCAAATGAGTACTGACGAGCAGAATAATGAGTTTGAAGTGCCTTTTGCTCAGAGCTATAAATCTGACAAATACAGTGCCCAGTTTGTGTACAAGACACCTTATGACCCTAAACGAACATTGGAATCTTTGAGAAGGTTATTTACATATAATGATATTCATAGACTCTCCCAAGCACTGAGCAAAATCTTGAATAA GTACCCTGTAGATCACCAATTAAATGAGACTGACAAGTGTACCTTGATGATGGCCTTACATTTTCATCCTCGACGAGATGAGAAAATTGGATCTGGAGCCAAAGATATTAAG
- the LOC110645062 gene encoding DNA-directed RNA polymerase IV subunit 1 isoform X2, with translation METDLSEEQQLPSALLTAITFGVSTETEKEKLSVLAIDAVSQVNDPKLGLPNPSSQCSTCGSKDLKSCEGHFGVIKFPFTILHPYYLSEVVQILNKVCPGCKSIRKETKANSIGWYPTMRFSVSSEEIFRKNVIIAKIVERPPQKSQKKGLKKRLAADYWDIIPKDEQEEENIVRPNQRVLSHAQVRHLLKDVDANFIRKFVKRTDSIFLNCFSVTPNCHRVTEVMHAFSSGQRLSFDERTRAYKKLVDFRGIAKELSFRVLDCLKTSKINPDNSVNNDDVIAMQRKINDSASNPSGLRWIKDVVLGKRNDNSFRMVVVGDPNIKLSEVGIPCHIAERLQISEHLTAWNWEKLNTCCEIRILEKGDMHVRREGNLVRIRRTKELRTGDIIYRPLNDGDIVLINRPPSIHQHSLIALSVKVLPVTSVLAINPLCCSPFRGDFDGDCLHGYVPQSVDTRVELSELVALDKQLTNAQSGRNLLSLSQDSLVAAHLVMEDGVFISLFQMQQLQMFCPHQLSPAIIKAPLLNGCVWTGKQLISMLLPRGLDHDFPSNNVCIRDGELISSEGSFWLRDTDGNLFQSLVKHCQSQVLDFLHTAQEVLCEWLSMRGLSVSLSDLYLCPDSNSWNNMMSEVFCGIQDAVHTCNVKQFMVDSCQDFLAGNGEDDQYAMDFDVERLCYDKQRSAALSQASVDAFKHVFRDIQSLAYKYASKDNALMAMFKAGSKGNLLKLVQHSMCLGLQHSLVPLPFRMPHQLSCVAWNKQKDDNATECAKCYIPSAVVEGSFLTGLNPLECFVHSVTSRDSSFSDNADLPGTLTRRLMFFMRDIHAAYDGTVRNAYGNQLVQFSYNNDTDMSAPSFSPGHIFDNCDGIGGQPVGSLAACAISEAAYSALDQPISLLEKSPLLNLKNVLECGLKKSNAHKSVSLFLSEKLGRQRHGFEYAALEVQDYLERILFSDIVSISRIMFSPQSEKNEIKTRFSPWVCHFHVHKEIMKKRRLKVQSIIDTLYNRCNSENNLPNVQITCKDCSVADNQREKEDMLCITVTIIEKSRNSSVQLDTIQDLMIPFLLETVLKGLMEIEKVDILWNDRPRIPKLHKNPYGELYLRVSMSGSSDKTRLWNLLVDYCLPIMDMIDWTRSHPDNIRDFCLAYGIDAGWKFFLNNLASAISDVGKSVLPEHLLLVANCLSVTGEFVGLNAKGWKRQREHASVLSPFVQACFSNPGNCFIKAAKAEIVDDLRGSLDALSWGKIPSIGTGQFDIVFSGKEYKLSKPVDVYDLLGSQMSTDEQNNEFEVPFAQSYKSDKYSAQFVYKTPYDPKRTLESLRRLFTYNDIHRLSQALSKILNKYPVDHQLNETDKCTLMMALHFHPRRDEKIGSGAKDIKVVNHPEYQDSRCFSLVRTDGTNEDFSYRKCVHGALEIIAPQKARRYQEKYLQSRNL, from the exons ATGGAGACTGATTTATCTGAGGAGCAGCAATTGCCATCTGCTCTACTAACAGCCATAACATTTGGTGTTTCAACTGAGACAGAAAAG GAAAAGCTTTCAGTTCTAGCTATTGATGCAGTAAGTCAGGTCAATGATCCGAAGTTGGGACTACCAAATCCATCTTCTCAATGCTCTACTTGTGGATCCAAAGATTTAAAATCCTGTGAAG GTCATTTTGGGGTTATTAAATTTCCTTTCACAATACTGCATCCTTATTACCTGTCTGAAGTTGTCCAGATTTTGAACAAAGTTTGCCCAGGATGTAAATCTATTAGGAAAGAAACCAAG GCAAATTCAATTGGTTGGTACCCAACAATGAGGTTCTCTGTTTCTTCAGAAGAAATCTTCAGGAAAAATGTAATTATAGCGAAAATCGTTGAAAGACCACCACAAAAGTCCCAAAAGAAAGGACTGAAGAAAAGGTTGGCTGCTGACTATTGGGATATTATTCCAAAAGATGAACAAGAAGAAGAAAACATTGTGAGACCAAACCAAAGAGTTCTATCACATGCACAG GTTCGTCATCTGTTGAAAGATGTCGATGCAAATTTCATAAGAAAGTTTGTTAAAAGGACAGATTCAATTTTCCTTAACTGTTTCTCTGTAACACCAAATTGTCATCGTGTGACAGAAGTTATGCATGCATTTTCTAGTGGCCAGCGATTGTCTTTT GATGAACGGACTAGGGCTTACAAAAAACTGGTTGATTTCAGAGGGATAGCTAAAGAATTGAGCTTCCGTGTTCTTGACTGCCTGAAAACTTCTAAG ATAAACCCAGACAATTCAGTAAATAATGATGATGTCATTGCCATGCAAAGGAAGATAAATGATTCTGCCTCCAATCCATCTGGTTTGAGATGGATTAAAGATGTTGTTCTCGGTAAACGGAATGATAATTCATTCCGAATGGTGGTGGTTGGTGATCCTAATATTAAGCTGAGTGAAGTTGGTATACCCTGTCATATTGCAGAAAGGTTGCAAATTTCAGAACATCTGACAGCTTGGAATTGGGAGAAGTTGAATACTTGTTGTGAAATACGCATTCTTGAGAAGGGCGATATGCATGTTCGCAGGGAAGGTAATCTTGTTCGTATCCGTCGTACGAAGGAACTCCGTACTGGGGACATCATTTACAGGCCTCTAAATGATGGAGATATTGTTTTGATCAATAGGCCTCCATCAATACATCAACACTCACTTATTGCTCTCTCTGTTAAAGTCCTTCCAGTGACCTCAGTTCTTGCGATCAATCCGCTCTGTTGCTCCCCATTTCGTGGAGATTTTGATGGTGATTGCCTACATGGCTACGTTCCTCAATCAGTTGACACCAGAGTTGAGCTCTCTGAGCTTGTTGCTTTAGATAAGCAGTTAACTAACGCACAGAGTGGCAGGAATCTCCTCTCGCTCAGTCAAGATAGTTTAGTTGCTGCTCATTTGGTCATGGAAGATGGAGTTTTCATAAGCCTATTCCAAATGCAACAGCTGCAAATGTTTTGTCCTCATCAGTTGTCTCCAGCTATAATAAAAGCTCCTTTACTTAATGGCTGTGTTTGGACTGGAAAGCAACTAATTAGCATGCTCCTACCTAGAGGTTTGGATCATGATTTTCCTTCAAATAATGTTTGCATTCGTGATGGGGAGCTTATTTCTTCTGAAGGATCCTTTTGGCTACGTGACACTGATGGTAATCTTTTCCAAAGCCTCGTCAAACATTGCCAGAGTCAAGTTCTTGACTTTTTGCATACTGCTCAGGAAGTTCTTTGTGAGTGGTTGTCGATGAGGGGCTTAAGTGTCTCACTCTCTGATTTGTACCTCTGTCCTGACTCAAACTCATGGAATAACATGATGTCTGAAGTTTTTTGCGGAATTCAAGATGCAGTTCACACATGTAATGTAAAACAGTTCATGGTGGATTCTTGTCAAGATTTCCTTGCTGGAAATGGTGAAGATGATCAGTATGCCATGGATTTTGATGTAGAGCGCTTGTGTTATGATAAGCAGAGATCTGCTGCACTCAGTCAGGCTTCTGTTGATGCTTTCAAGCATGTGTTTCGTGATATTCAAAGTTTAGCCTACAAATATGCAAGTAAAGACAATGCATTGATGGCCATGTTTAAAGCAGGAAGCAAGGGTAATCTACTGAAATTAGTCCAACATAGTATGTGTCTAGGTTTGCAACATTCACTTGTTCCATTGCCCTTTAGAATGCCTCACCAACTCTCTTGTGTTGCTTGGAATAAACAAAAGGATGACAATGCTACTGAATGTGCCAAGTGTTATATCCCATCTGCTGTCGTTGAAGGTTCTTTTTTAACAGGCTTGAATCCCCTAGAATGTTTTGTACATTCAGTAACAAGTAGAGATAGCTCTTTCAGTGACAATGCTGATCTTCCTGGGACTTTAACTCGAAGACTTATGTTCTTCATGCGTGATATACATGCTGCATATGATGGAACAGTGAGAAATGCTTATGGGAATCAACTTGTTCAGTTCTCCTATAATAATGACACAGACATGTCTGCACCAAGCTTTAGCCCTGGCCATATCTTTGATAATTGTGATGGGATAGGTGGCCAACCTGTGGGTTCATTGGCTGCTTGTGCCATCTCTGAAGCTGCTTACAGTGCTTTGGATCAACCAATCAGTCTACTTGAAAAATCACCTCTACTAAATCTTAAG AATGTGCTGGAATGTGGTCTGAAAAAGAGTAATGCTCACAAATCCGTGTCACTATTTTTATCTGAGAAACTTGGAAGGCAGAGACATGGTTTTGAGTATGCTGCATTGGAAGTTCAGGACTATTTGGAGAGAATACTGTTTTCAGATATTGTTTCTATTTCAAGGATAAT GTTCTCTCCGCAGAGTGAGAAGAATGAGATCAAGACACGTTTCAGTCCTTGGGTTTGTCATTTTCATGTACACAAG GAAATTATGAAGAAGAGAcgtctaaaggtgcaatctattatAGATACCCTTTATAATCGGTGTAATTCAGAAAACAATCTGCCGAATGTGCAAATAACATGCAA GGACTGTTCTGTGGCTGACAATCAAAGGGAAAAGGAAGATATGTTGTGTATAACTGTTACTATAATTGAAAAGTCCAGGAATTCATCTGTGCAATTGGACACAATTCAAGACCTGATGATTCCATTCCTTCTTGAAACAGTTTTAAAAG GATTAATGGAGATAGAGAAGGTGGATATTTTATGGAATGATAGGCCAAGGATACCAAAATTGCATAAGAATCCTTATGGTGAGCTATACTTGAGGGTTTCTATGTCGGGCAGCTCAGACAAAACAAGACTCTGGAACTTACTTGTGGATTACTGTCTCCCAATAATGGATATGATTGATTGGACACGCAGTCATCCAGATAATATACGTGATTTCTGTTTGGCATATGGCATAGATGCTGGATGGAAATTTTTCCTCAAT AATTTGGCGTCTGCAATATCTGATGTTGGCAAGAGTGTACTTCCTGAACATTTGCTTCTTGTTGCGAATTGTCTATCAGTTACAGGAGAGTTTGTTGGCCTAAATGCAAAAGGCTGGAAACGGCAAAGAGAGCATGCGTCAGTTCTTTCACCATTTGTGCAAGCATGCTTTTCC AATCCTGGTAATTGCTTTATCAAAGCTGCCAAGGCAGAAATTGTGGATGATCTTCGAGGGAGCTTGGATGCTTTGTCATGGGGAAAGATTCCTTCTATTGGGACTGGACAGTTTGATATTGTATTCTCTGGGAAG GAATACAAGCTTTCAAAGCCTGTGGATGTCTATGACCTTCTGGGTAGCCAAATGAGTACTGACGAGCAGAATAATGAGTTTGAAGTGCCTTTTGCTCAGAGCTATAAATCTGACAAATACAGTGCCCAGTTTGTGTACAAGACACCTTATGACCCTAAACGAACATTGGAATCTTTGAGAAGGTTATTTACATATAATGATATTCATAGACTCTCCCAAGCACTGAGCAAAATCTTGAATAA GTACCCTGTAGATCACCAATTAAATGAGACTGACAAGTGTACCTTGATGATGGCCTTACATTTTCATCCTCGACGAGATGAGAAAATTGGATCTGGAGCCAAAGATATTAAG